Proteins encoded in a region of the Quercus lobata isolate SW786 chromosome 8, ValleyOak3.0 Primary Assembly, whole genome shotgun sequence genome:
- the LOC115956380 gene encoding putative nucleobase-ascorbate transporter 10 yields MAQEGGGGGGSNNAGNTGNNGGGNNTGGGGGNNINNKKPEEVQPQPVKEQLPGIQYCINSPPPWPEAVVLGFQHYLLTVGITVLIPSIIVPQMGGGDAEKARVIQTLLFVSGLSTLLQSLFGTRLPSVVVGSYAYIIPTTSIVLARRYNAYVDPHERFIETMRGVQGALIITACFQIVMGFLGFWRNAVRFLSPLSVAPYVTLTGFGLYHLGFPMMAKCVEIGLPGLIVVVFISQYLPQILKSKRPIWDRFTVLFTVAIAWLYAQLLTSSGVYNNKPAKTQISCRTDRAGLFTAAPWVYIPYPFQWGSPTFHAGEAFAMMAASFVSLFESTGTFFATARYGSATPVPPSVIGRGVGWLGIGVLLNGMFGCVTGASASVENAGLLALTRVGSRRVIQISAGFMIFFSVFGKFGALFASIPLPIVAALYCVFFGYVSSAGLGFLQFCNLNSFRTKFILGFSFFLGISVPQYFREYYHIDFRSGHFHTSSGWFDDMVTVIFMSHTTVAALVALILDCSLSRETDTTQKDTSLHWWERFSLYSSDIRSDEFYGLPCRLNNLFPTL; encoded by the exons ATGGCCCAagaaggtggtggtggtggcggcagCAACAATGCTGGCAATACTGGTAATAATGGTGGTGGCAACAACACTGGTGGAGGTGGTggcaacaacatcaacaacaaaaagcCTGAGGAGGTTCAACCACAACCAGTAAAAGAGCAGCTACCCGGCATTCAGTATTGCATTAACAGTCCTCCTCCATGGC CTGAAGCTGTTGTGTTGGGATTCCAGCATTATCTTCTGACTGTTGGCATCACTGTTTTGATTCCAAGTATCATTGTTCCTCAAATGGGAGGCGGTGAT GCTGAGAAGGCTAGAGTGATACAGACATTACTTTTCGTTTCAGGATTGAGCACACTCTTGCAGTCTTTATTTGGGACCAGACTTCCCTCTGTGGTTGTGGGTTCATATGCATATATTATACCCACAACTTCAATTGTATTAGCTCGTAGATACAATGCATATGTAGATCCTCATGAG AGGTTCATAGAGACTATGAGAGGAGTACAAGGTGCTTTAATTATTACTGCATGTTTCCAGATTGTGATGGGTTTCTTAGGCTTTTGGAGAAATGCTGTAAG GTTTCTTAGCCCCCTTTCTGTTGCTCCATATGTAACTTTGACGGGATTTGGTCTTTATCatcttggtttccccatg ATGGCAAAATGTGTTGAAATTGGGCTTCCTGGGTTGATTGTTGTAGTTTTCATCTCACAG TATCTTcctcaaattttgaaatcaaagaGGCCAATATGGGATAGATTTACAGTGCTCTTCACAGTTGCAATTGCATGGTTATATGCACAACTTCTCACCTCAAGTGGTGTGTACAACAACAAACCTGCAAAAACTCAGATTAGTTGCCGCACAGATCGTGCTGGACTCTTTACAGCTGCCCCTTG GGTTTATATTCCTTACCCGTTTCAGTGGGGAAGCCCCACATTTCATGCCGGAGAAGCTTTTGCTATGAtggctgcttcttttgtttcactttttgaG TCTACTGGTACATTTTTTGCAACAGCAAGATATGGCAGTGCTACACCTGTGCCACCTTCCGTTATTGGCCGTGGTGTTGGCTGGCTG GGAATAGGAGTTTTGCTCAATGGCATGTTTGGCTGTGTAACTGGCGCTTCTGCTTCAGT GGAAAATGCTGGTCTATTGGCATTGACAAGAGTTGGAAGTCGAAGAGTCATCCAAATATCAGCAGGGTTTATgattttcttctctgtttttg GAAAATTTGGAGCACTTTTCGCGTCTATACCTCTACCAATCGTAGCAGCTTTATACTGTGTGTTCTTTGGCTATGTTT CTTCTGCAGGTCTTGGCTTTCTCCAATTCTGTAACTTGAACAGTTTcagaacaaaatttatattgggtttttctttcttcttgggCATTTCAGTACCACAATACTTCAGAGAATATTATCATATAGATTTCCGCTCTGGACACTTTCACACCAGCTCTGGATGG TTTGACGATATGGTGACTGTCATCTTCATGTCTCACACGACAGTGGCTGCACTGGTTGCTTTGATTTTGGATTGCTCACTCTCTCGTGAAACTGATACCACACAAAAAGACACTAGCTTGCATTGGTGGGAGAGGTTCAGCTTATATAGTTCGGATATTAGAAGTGATGAATTCTATGGGCTACCATGCAGGCTTAATAATCTTTTCCCAACCCTTTAA
- the LOC115956381 gene encoding uncharacterized protein LOC115956381, with the protein MVQTLEAIKGGGGSIRVGTTGTISSLMTRELDSIKSAPQMPLSSRTKPRAVPVSIPCGAATPKRVQARKSCDGASSSGSSSYIDDRSHEIIRKTKSYTRNTHRIPMLGSDSIALDRTLSRKKTEKKGSNIVEIVDIKCGNQDKAWASPISITNRLKKLGFSKLSESII; encoded by the coding sequence ATGGTTCAGACTCTGGAAGCTATCAAGGGTGGGGGAGGATCCATCAGAGTTGGGACCACTGGGACAATTAGTTCCCTGATGACAAGGGAATTGGATTCGATCAAATCTGCACCTCAGATGCCTCTGTCTTCCAGAACTAAACCACGTGCAGTACCTGTTTCAATACCCTGTGGTGCTGCAACTCCTAAAAGGGTACAAGCTAGAAAATCATGTGATGGGGCAAGCAGCAGTGGAAGCAGTAGCTACATTGATGATAGAAGCCATGAGATTATtaggaaaacaaaaagttaCACTAGAAATACTCATCGAATACCAATGCTTGGTTCTGATAGTATTGCGCTGGATAGAACTCTTAGTagaaagaaaactgaaaagaaaggATCTAACATAGTTGAAATTGTGGACATAAAATGTGGGAACCAGGATAAAGCATGGGCTAGCCCTATAAGTATAACAAATCGTCTCAAGAAGCTGGGTTTCTCGAAGCTATCTGAGAGCATTATCTAA
- the LOC115956382 gene encoding uncharacterized protein LOC115956382: MHKSSTIATKVPEEMAHTPVEIGTRGTVGTLIMKEIEYFSQLELSCQGSSQKPQFPITDKASSSSHSRPTFGSVTATQKKKNKGSRLLPGICSMVEVSDNNRPIGISGFSYRNLKSDLKKL; this comes from the coding sequence atgCATAAATCAAGCACCATTGCCACAAAAGTCCCTGAAGAAATGGCACACACTCCAGTAGAAATAGGTACTAGAGGCACAGTTGGAACCCTTATAATGAAAGAAATCGAGTACTTCAGCCAGCTCGAATTAAGCTGCCAAGGTAGCTCGCAGAAGCCTCAGTTCCCTATTACAGACAAGGCTTCCTCTAGCAGTCATTCCAGACCCACTTTTGGATCCGTGACAGCaacccaaaagaagaaaaataaaggcAGCAGGCTCCTACCAGGCATATGTTCTATGGTGGAAGTTTCAGACAACAATCGACCAATCGGGATTTCTGGTTTCAGTTACAGGAACCTTAAATCTGATCTGAAGAAGTTGTAG